A window of the Euwallacea fornicatus isolate EFF26 chromosome 15, ASM4011564v1, whole genome shotgun sequence genome harbors these coding sequences:
- the crb gene encoding protein crumbs isoform X1 — protein sequence MGTLNLKICSFFYLLVLYVLKCHCLNEVSTPSGQPEAYFNSSSYLRLQNSINLRKPVGLSFRTCYGGNLLSQQQTEESIELLVNKKGVLFRAKVDGNSYEEIVFGNFVNNKWHTVFLQYSVGNLTINVDGNIEVIANSSYNTNLLTSSKLYDDMVASVLLVGKNFNGCLLEGPSVVFDPRLIYVNHNVIFEKCPIPIDSCTPAEKMTKIDYCLNEPCMRHGTCINDYNHNTYTCACMPRYTGKNCEIDSGNPCEKRPPYCRNGGTCISDQKGDYDCVCAPGFTGRSCEVELLTHPLCKVNHCLNGGMCDVSFDTGAFRCTCKPGFSGPNCELDIDDCANKPCLNGGICTDELNNFNCDCTRTGYTGRLCEVNINECVANPCLNGGVCFDTYGSYLCQCAPGFGGKNCQNVIDDCASQPCFNNGICVSKQPGYECKCLPGYFGENCEVENRQQRHCDMLNCGRMGECMQDSLSGAACVCKPEFPGEFPDCKSISLCSNNPCKNGGFCNIINGNINCSCPPGYSDMSPEKRDNVCQNGGSCISNGRKSYCLCGNGWIGKNCDRRVACVNLPCVHAISCQDYLGGYYCTCASGWAGTNCELKIGPCFSNPCQNYGVCLERALGFTCLCRTGFKGTYCQTNTDECQSNPCRNGGVCFDRVNSFYCNCTDDWMGVLCERPYDVCELEPCQNNATCLSTNRHDYTCRCLPGFDGPKCEINKDDCKGVSCPYGQVCYDLINDYECRCPLGFTGDDCTVDIDPCSKGPCVNGSCIVDSTSNKWTCECNPGFTGPLCDLDVDECSIPNTQICNTGLCVNTVGSFRCYCEPGFTGLRCEIDIDECLPQPCQNQATCIDLMNNYTCSCLPGYKGRNCSEEIDECASNPCMGGATCKDQINDFACICPPGLTGKTCNINIDDCESSPCHNGAGCIDGLNEYTCNCTDTGYEGLHCEINIDDCQGYPCLNGAECLDKVKDYDCNCYKGYEGKNCEVDINECESSPCKFGGLCMEKSNITLYSSEIVLKLGIELPKAFHKPFSYDEAEGYECSCVPGVTGTNCEININECESSPCQYGTCTDKIGGYTCECEDGYEGTHCEQDIDECKKYEPCVRGTCVDRVANYFCICEPEYGGKNCSVKLVGCADEPCQNKGICRPYLVNEVEHKFNCSCPNGFHGHTCENKTTMSFAGNSLVTINTSRDEGYDIQFRFKTTLGDGLLALGKGLTYYILELARGRLNLQSSLLNKWEGVFIGSNLNDSNWQKVFVAINSTHLVLGANEEQTIYPITFNENYNVSSTSFPVTYIGGIPSNLRKLTRGQPFLVGCAEDIQINSDWVIPQSINTTHLTFQNTEIGCVREPQCEPNPCHSGGHCTDKWRDFSCSCTRPFLGNTCQYNYTAATFGHEDIIDSLVTVNVFDSARRAIRTIVDISMFIRTRQGKGQIFYLGSAMGSQTTTDENYVAAQLENGELFVRIQFNGSAEAYPVSGVKLDNGYNHLIEVIRNVTLVQVKLNGTEYFRKTISATGILNAQVLFLGGQPQLRSVRQATENLAPKADLVTPTAPAAITSTLSNVNFKGIIQDVQISNGSSIMVVEFFPIFAADLFIPPPFGNVSFDRSLVLEGVVSDDLCEDNPCDHNGICENTWNDYRCICTRGFKGKTCKELEFCEIEGCPDGAVCKNLEDGYECIANATFNGKQEPLIYGLTILPNSSRDFNVDEIELTYRTRSWGTLLFAKNNADFFTVFIYHNEVVIQWNLGSGVMTHRFKKDKFEGQWLTLIFQFKDQAFKAGFKENILDQSPNIESTQFDVVSLTELFKEGEIYVAGSDNKTFNFMLAIENSELNTTNYLNQADTTTVDPLIVSNSIESAEMYIDDGFLFKIDQNKKTDKFKGCVSEIRIGGLLLPYFTTKEIYPKVRYSEEFFELQPLIDKVDLGCILCYDNDCNNQGQCINNTETYKCDCNEGYTADDCSIDINECENNQCENGATCVDLIAKYDCQCAVGYEGEHCQIDIDECQSNPCKHGGVCHDLVGTFKCDCPEDFVGKQCEAPLLITCENRPCRDGATCKTGPNSDTGNNFTCSCTEGMQGPLCDTPFCEVDKCKFGFCNDTKVPYCACNPGFEGRFCEKNIDECVSVNGRSPCQNGGICIDGISRYDCNCTNTGYRGLLCEIDIDECGEKPPPCGSGTCENLPGSYRCTCGNTGKCGHHCALDDPCLNKETCQHGVCTSQCTDKQDYLCVCDENWIGKNCSYLQEAVTRADSEINILYIIVPVVLILILGFLIGMIILVNVARSKRATRGTYSPSAQEFCNPRVELDHVLKPPPEERLI from the exons GAGGAAATTTGCTATCGCAGCAGCAAACCGAGGAATCCATCGAGCTTCTAGTAAACAAGAAAGGAGTTTTATTTAGAGCGAAAGTTGACGGTAATTCTTATGAAGAAATAGTTTTTGGAAACTTTGTGAACAATAAATGGCACACAGTATTCCTACAATACTCCGTTGGGAACTTAACTATAAACGTTGATGGTAATATAGAG GTCATAGCAAATTCCAGCTATAACACAAATCTACTGACCAGCAGCAAACTGTATGACGATATGGTAGCGTCAGTGCTGCTGGTAGGCAAGAACTTTAACGGGTGCCTCTTAGAAGGTCCTTCAGTGGTCTTTGACCCTCGTCTCATTTACGTTAATCACAAtgtcattttcgaaaaatgccCAATTCCAATAGATAGCTGCACACCCGCTGAAAAGATGACGAAAATAGATTATTGCCTGAATGAGCCTTGCATGAGACATGGAACTTGCATCAACGACTACAATCATAATACCTATACTTGTGCATGCATGCCCAGATATACAG gtaaaaattgtgaaatcgACTCGGGAAATCCATGTGAGAAAAGGCCACCCTATTGTAGAAACGGCGGCACGTGTATTTCAGATCAAAAGGGAGATTATGATTGTGTTTGTGCGCCTGGATTTACTGGAAGGAGTTGTGAGGTTGAGTTGCTGACACATCCATTATGCAAG GTGAATCATTGCCTTAATGGAGGCATGTGCGACGTGAGCTTTGACACTGGCGCATTTAGGTGCACTTGCAAACCAGGTTTTAGTGGACCAAATTGCGAGTTGGACATCGACGATTGTGCAAACAAACCTTGTTTAAATG GCGGCATTTGTACGGACGaactcaataacttcaatTGTGACTGCACTCGTACTGGCTACACCGGGAGACTCTGTGAAGTTAACATCAATGAGTGCGTCGCCAACCCTTGTCTGAATGGAGGTGTTTGCTTTGATACATATGGCTCATATTTGTGCCAATGTGCTCCTGGTTTTGGAGGCAAAAATTGCCAAAAT GTTATTGACGACTGTGCTTCACAACCTTGCTTCAATAACGGGATTTGTGTGAGCAAACAACCGGGCTACGAGTGCAAATGTCTTCCTGGTTATTTTGGGGAAAATTGTGAAGTAGAGAACAGACAGCAGAGGCATTGTGACATGCTGAATTGTGGACGTATGGGCGAATGCATGCAAGACTCCCTGAGTGGAGCTGCTTGTGTCTGCAAACCCGAGTTTCCAGGGGAATTTCCCGATTGCAAGTCCATATCCTTGTGCTCGAACAATCCTTGCAAAAATGGAGGATTTTGTAATATCATAAACGGAAATATTAACTGTTCCTGTCCCCCAGGATATTCAG ATATGTCTCCTGAAAAACGCGATAATGTTTGTCAAAACGGCGGTTCTTGCATTAGTAACGGTAGGAAATCTTATTGCCTCTGCGGCAATGGATggattggaaaaaattgcgaTAGGAGAGTTGCATGTGTCAACTTGCCTTGTGTGCATGCAATATCTTGTCAGGACTAT CTGGGTGGTTATTACTGCACCTGCGCCTCTGGATGGGCCGGCACAAATTGTGAGCTTAAAATCGGCCCGTGCTTCAGTAATCCCTGTCAAAATTACGGAGTTTGTTTAGAAAGGGCATTGGGGTTTACTTGCCTTTGCAGAACAGGGTTCAAAG GCACCTACTGTCAAACCAATACTGACGAATGCCAATCAAATCCCTGTCGTAATGGAGGAGTTTGCTTTGATAGAGTAAATTCTTTCTACTGCAATTGCACTGATGATTGGATGGGAGTGTTATGTGAGAGGCCCTATGATGTTTGCGAGCTAGAACCATGCCAG AACAACGCCACATGTCTTTCAACAAACAGACATGACTACACCTGCCGATGTTTACCCGGATTCGATGGGcctaagtgtgaaattaacaAAGATGATTGCAAAGGAGTTTCGTGTCCCTATGGTCAA GTATGCTATGATTTGATCAACGATTACGAATGCCGCTGCCCACTGGGCTTTACTGGTGATGATTGTACCGTGGACATAGACCCTTGTTCTAAGGGTCCTTGCGTTAACGGGTCCTGTATAGTGGATTCAACTAGTAACAAGTGGACCTGTGAATGTAATCCTGGCTTCACAGGTCCTCTTTGCGACTTGGATGTCGATGAGTGCAGCATACCCAATACCCAAATTTGCAACACTGGTTTGTGTGTTAATACCGTTGGTAGTTTTCGGTGTTATTGTGAGCCCGGATTTACGGGATTAAG GTGCGAAATTGATATCGATGAGTGTCTTCCACAGCCCTGTCAAAACCAAGCAACTTGCATTGACTTAATGAATAACTACACTTGCTCCTGTTTGCCTGG ttATAAGGGTAGGAATTGCAGTGAAGAAATCGATGAATGTGCGTCGAACCCTTGTATGGGCGGAGCTACATGCAAGGACcaaataaatgattttgcCTGCATTTGTCCACCAGGACTAACCGGCAAAACTTGTAATATTAACATTGATGATTGCGAA TCGAGTCCGTGCCATAACGGAGCTGGATGCATCGATGGTCTCAATGAGTATACTTGTAACTGCACCGATACCGGTTACGAAGGACTACACTGCGAGATTAATATCGACGATTGCCAAGGATATCCCTGCCTCAATGGGGCAGAATGTCTGGATAAAGTCAAAGATTACGACTGCAATTGTTATAAG ggCTATGAAGGCAAAAACTGCGAAGTGGACATTAACGAATGCGAAAGCAGCCCGTGTAAATTCGGTGGACTCTGCATGGAAAAATCTAATATTACTCTTTATAGTTCAGAGATTGTTTTGAAATTGGGTATTGAACTGCCAAAAGCTTTCCACAAGCCTTTTTCCTACGATGAAGCTGAAGG ctATGAATGTTCGTGTGTACCTGGAGTTACCGGTACTAACTGTGAAATCAATATAAACGAGTGCGAATCGAGTCCCTGTCAGTATGGAACTTGTACGGATAAAATTGGTGGCTATACTTGTGAATGTGAAGATGGATATGAGGGAACTCACTGCGAGCAG GACATTGATGAGTGTAAAAAGTATGAGCCTTGCGTGCGCGGCACTTGCGTCGATAGAGTGGCGAACTATTTTTGCATCTGCGAACCCGAATACGGAGGCAAAAATTGTTCAGTGAAATTAGTAGGGTGTGCCGACGAGCCCTGTCAAAACAAAGGCATTTGTCGTCCTTATTTAGTCAACGAAGTGGAGCATAAGTTTAATTGCTCCTGTCCAAACGGGTTTCACGGACATACCTGTGAAAACAAGACAACAATGTCCTTTGCAG GCAACTCTTTGGTGACGATTAATACGAGCAGAGATGAAGGCTATGACATTCAATTTAGATTCAAAACTACATTGGGAGATGGTTTGCTGGCTTTAG GCAAAGGTTTGACATATTACATACTAGAACTCGCCAGAGGTCGTTTGAACCTCCAGTCAAGTCTCCTCAATAAATGGGAAGGTGTTTTTATCGGCTCAAACTTAAATGACAGTAACTGGCAGAAGGTGTTTGTGGCCATCAATTCCACCCATTTAGTTTTAGGAGCCAATGAAGAGCAGACTATTTATCCCATCACTTTTAATGAGAACTATAACGTCTCTTCAACaag ttttccaGTTACCTATATTGGGGGCATTCCTTCAAACCTAAGGAAGCTGACTAGAGGGCAGCCATTTTTAGTCG GCTGCGCCGAGGACATTCAAATCAACTCTGACTGGGTGATTCCTCAGTCAATAAACACCACTCACTTGACCTTTCAAAACACGGAAATTGGGTGCGTTAGGGAACCTCAATGCGAACCGAATCCATGTCATTCTGGGGGGCATTGTACTGATAAATGGAGAGATTTCAGTTGTTCCTGCACGCGCCCTTTTTTGGGCAATACTTGCCAATACAATTATACAGCAGCTACTTTTGGGCATGAGGACATAATTGATTCGTTAGTTACG GTTAATGTGTTCGATTCTGCAAGAAGGGCCATCCGTACTATCGTCGATATATCGATGTTCATTCGAACTCGCCAAGGCAAAGGtcagatattttatttgggCTCCGCCATGGGAAGTCAAACTACCACTGATGAAAACTATGTGGCAGCCCAACTTGAAAACG ggGAACTCTTTGTACGAATTCAATTCAACGGCTCGGCAGAAGCTTACCCAGTCTCAGGAGTTAAATTAGATAACGGCTACAACCATCTTATTGAAGTTATACGGAATGTGACTTTGGTACAAGTAAAGCTAAATGGAACTGAATACTTtag AAAAACCATTTCTGCCACTGGAATTTTGAATGCCCAAGTGCTCTTCCTTGGTGGACAGCCGCAGTTACGCTCCGTAAGACAAGCAACTGAAAATCTAGCCCCAAAAGCAGATTTGGTGACCCCTACAGCACCTGCGGCTATCACTTCCACTCTTAGCAATGTCAATTTCAAGggaattatacaggatgttcaa ATCAGTAATGGTTCTAGTATAATGGTAGTAGAATTCTTTCCAATTTTCGCAGCAGACTTGTTCATTCCCCCTCCTtttggaaatgtttcttttgaTCGTTCCTTGGTTCTCGAGGGGGTCGTGTCCGATGATTTATGTGAAGACAATCCTTGCGACCACAACGGCATTTGTGAGAACACCTGGAATGACTATAGGTGCATTTGCACTAGag GTTTTAAGGGCAAAACCTGCAAAGAGCTGGAATTCTGCGAAATTGAAGGATGTCCAGACGGGGCGGTTTGCAAAAATTTGGAAGACGGGTATGAATGTATTGCAAACGCCACTTTCAACGGAAAGCAGGAGCCTTTGATTTATGGCCTGACCATCCTCCCTAACTCCAGCAGGGATTTTAATGTTGACGAAATTGAGTTGACCTATAGAACCAG GTCATGGGGCACATTGTTATTCGCCAAGAACAACGCTGACTTCTTTACGGTGTTTATTTACCATAATGAAGTGGTAATTCAGTGGAATTTAGGTTCGGGCGTGATGACGCACAGATTTAAGAAGGACAAGTTCGAAGGGCAATGGTTGACTTTGATTTTCCAGTTCAAGGACCAAGCGTTTAAAG CCGGTTTCAAGGAAAACATTCTGGACCAATCCCCTAACATTGAAAGTACCCAGTTCGACGTAGTTTCCTTGACTGAGCTGTTCAAAGAGGGAGAAATTTACGTAGCTGGTAGCGATAACAAGACTTTCAACTTTATGTTGG CAATTGAAAACTCCGAACTAAACACcacgaattatttaaatcaagcTGATACAACCACTGTGGATCCGCTTATTGTCAGCAATTCAATTGAAAGTGCGGAAATGTATATTGACGACgggtttttattcaaaatcgaCCAAAACAAGAAAACTGACAAGTTCAAAGGATGCGTGAGCGAAATTCGAATCGGCGGGCTTTTGCTGCCGTATTTTACCACTAAGGAAATATATCCGAAAGTTAGGTATTCAGAGGAATTCTTCGAGCTGCAGCCTCTGATCGATAAGGTGGATTTGGGTTGTATTTTGTGCTACGATAATGATTGCAATAATCAAGGCCAGTGTATTAACAATACAGAAACTTACAAGTGCGACTGCAACGAAG GTTATACTGCGGATGACTGTTCAATCGACATAAATGAGTGCGAAAATAATCAGTGCGAAAACGGGGCCACTTGTGTTGACTTAATCGCCAAATACGATTGCCAGTGTGCAGTGGGATACGAAGGCGAGCA CTGCCAAATTGACATAGATGAGTGTCAGAGCAACCCTTGTAAGCATGGTGGGGTTTGTCATGATTTAGTGGGTACTTTTAAATGCGACTGTCCAGAGGATTTTGTGGGAAAACAGTGCGAAGCTCCCTTGTTGATTACATGCGAAAATCGGCCTTGCAGGGATGGGGCTACTTGTAAAACAGGCCCAA ACTCAGATACCGGCAATAACTTCACATGTTCTTGCACCGAGGGTATGCAGGGGCCTTTATGCGATACCCCGTTTTGCGAGGTTGATAAGTGCAAGTTTGGGTTTTGCAATGACACAAAGGTTCCATACTGTGCCTGCAATCCTGGATTTGAGGGCAGATTTTGCGAGAAAAATATTGACGAATGCGTGTCAGTGAACGGCCGCAGCCCGTGCCAAAACGGAGGAATTTGCATTGATGGAATTTCCAGATACGATTGCAACTGTACTAACACTGGGTATCGAGGTTTATTGTGCGAAATTGATATTGATGAATGCGGAGAAAAGCCACCTCCATGTGGAAGCGGGACGTGCGAAAACTTACCAGGTTCCTATAG ATGCACTTGCGGTAATACCGGAAAGTGTGGACATCATTGCGCTTTGGATGATCCTTGCTTAAATAAGGAGACATGCCAGCATGGCGTTTGTACTTCTCAGTGCACAGACAAACAAGACTACTTATGTGTTTGCGATGAAAACTGGATTGGAAAGAATTGCTCGTATTTGCAG